In Campylobacter vicugnae, a genomic segment contains:
- the mnmC gene encoding bifunctional tRNA (5-methylaminomethyl-2-thiouridine)(34)-methyltransferase MnmD/FAD-dependent 5-carboxymethylaminomethyl-2-thiouridine(34) oxidoreductase MnmC, whose translation MIKYHNNALYNSEFDDIYFNTYEPLAECEYAYSSALDGVNKSAIVVAEAGFGVGLNFFCTIAKFKSLNKKSLHYIAVEKYPFSKDELASIYEQFGLDSAIYKEFLDSYHIVPNSLLRIYLLNHTIILDLYFGDILEFLDECEFRADVWYLDGFAPSKNPQMWSEEFLSNLACYSYKDTIIRSFSCARVVRDRLSQNGFEVGKLKGYHKKREMLQAICIEPKSRIKKQIWFDLPIVTNPKTILIIGAGISGLAIATLFKEAGFNVVVAESNEKAAQGASSNLAGICAPLITQPGVALGDMHMSSFLLSRQFYKQFGGDFVDFCGCDEYLVNDKMLSKFNHDSKFFSISNDIYPKANIDLAMQIQPQNLCFALAKNLEIYYGYEHKSLKQLESCYEVNFSNLKTIKADVVIFANGNRAKELFISEFSDAYMQLSSVRGQTTLVDEFMSLNRPLSARGYITKAIHGVQLVGASYARSDDDALPRSSDDDENIALVDEFLSNKKPNIIGSNVGFRGYSGDRFPIIGGIHNASEYIKIYNSLLWTKNKPSNKSPVYYQNLLISAAHGSRGLSTSILGANILLDMVLGRQICVKKSTIDALNPSRFIIRKLKKGLVKSSS comes from the coding sequence TGATATATATTTTAATACTTATGAGCCTTTGGCTGAGTGTGAGTATGCTTATAGTAGCGCTTTAGATGGAGTTAATAAAAGTGCAATTGTAGTAGCTGAGGCTGGATTTGGCGTTGGGTTGAATTTCTTTTGTACTATTGCAAAGTTTAAAAGCTTAAATAAAAAGAGTCTTCACTATATTGCAGTTGAAAAGTATCCATTTAGCAAAGATGAATTAGCTAGTATTTATGAGCAATTCGGGCTTGATAGTGCTATTTATAAAGAGTTTTTAGATAGTTATCATATCGTGCCAAATTCGCTTTTGCGTATATATTTATTAAATCATACAATTATTCTTGATTTATATTTTGGTGATATTTTAGAATTTTTAGACGAGTGCGAGTTTAGGGCTGATGTTTGGTATTTAGATGGTTTTGCTCCAAGTAAAAATCCACAAATGTGGAGTGAGGAGTTTTTATCAAATTTAGCTTGTTACTCTTATAAAGATACAATTATTAGAAGTTTTAGTTGTGCTAGAGTTGTTCGTGATAGACTTAGTCAAAATGGATTTGAAGTTGGCAAACTAAAGGGTTATCATAAAAAGCGAGAGATGTTACAAGCTATTTGCATAGAGCCAAAATCTAGGATAAAAAAGCAAATTTGGTTTGATTTACCAATAGTTACAAACCCAAAAACTATCTTAATAATTGGTGCTGGAATTTCTGGACTAGCTATTGCTACTTTATTTAAAGAGGCTGGATTTAATGTAGTAGTAGCTGAGTCCAATGAGAAGGCCGCACAAGGTGCAAGCTCAAATTTAGCTGGAATTTGCGCTCCACTTATTACTCAACCTGGCGTAGCTTTGGGTGATATGCATATGAGTAGTTTTTTGCTCTCTAGGCAATTTTATAAGCAATTTGGTGGTGATTTTGTAGATTTTTGTGGGTGTGATGAGTATTTAGTAAATGATAAAATGCTGAGTAAATTCAACCACGATAGCAAGTTTTTTAGTATCAGTAATGATATTTATCCTAAAGCAAATATTGATTTAGCTATGCAAATTCAGCCTCAAAATCTCTGCTTTGCATTGGCAAAAAATCTTGAGATTTATTATGGATATGAGCATAAATCGCTCAAACAGCTAGAAAGTTGTTATGAGGTGAATTTTAGCAATTTAAAGACAATTAAAGCCGATGTAGTAATATTTGCTAATGGCAATAGGGCAAAAGAGCTTTTTATAAGTGAATTTAGCGATGCATATATGCAGCTTAGCTCGGTGCGTGGGCAGACTACTTTAGTTGATGAGTTTATGAGTCTTAATAGACCACTAAGTGCTAGAGGATATATCACAAAGGCTATTCATGGGGTGCAATTAGTAGGAGCTAGCTACGCACGAAGCGATGATGATGCTTTGCCTCGTAGTAGTGATGATGATGAAAATATAGCTTTAGTAGATGAATTTTTAAGTAATAAAAAGCCAAATATAATTGGTTCTAATGTTGGATTTAGAGGTTATAGCGGCGATAGATTCCCTATAATTGGCGGGATTCATAATGCTAGTGAATATATAAAAATATATAATTCGCTTTTATGGACAAAAAATAAACCTTCTAATAAATCTCCAGTTTATTATCAAAATTTATTAATATCTGCTGCTCATGGCTCTCGTGGGCTTAGTACATCAATTTTGGGTGCAAATATCTTGCTTGATATGGTTTTGGGTCGTCAAATTTGTGTTAAAAAAAGTACTATTGATGCATTAAATCCATCTAGATTTATAATTAGAAAGCTGAAAAAGGGCTTAGTAAAATCAAGTAGCTAA
- a CDS encoding glucose-6-phosphate isomerase encodes MVKNNLKFNRQNISSISSYTRRMNDEIKGDDIGYYHLPSLGMDIVSKIEEIAKRDFDSVVLVGVGGSSLGVKALYDMLNLQKELIFLDNLDPYSIEQNSTKINPNRSIFIISSKSGTTIETISIYKYILEKFNIKSYENFIFITDPNSPLESYAKKIGAIIFNIPKNVGGRFSVLSAIGLVPLGLCGADIKDLLAGANSAKEQYLDNGDDGVLQKAYHYATHSSAKINVLFSYSDRLTSFNEWYVQLWAESLGKKRGYKRVGLTPVGLVGSKDQHSFLQLIMEGVKDKTVTFITIKDHNSTISVPNLKLNFLDGCDFVNSKSIAEVFNAQAHSTMQALASEMISIDELVIDRLDEWHCGWLIYYYELLTSATGLMLGINTYDQPGVEAGKRILKKLLESKES; translated from the coding sequence ATGGTAAAAAATAATCTTAAATTTAACAGACAAAATATATCTTCTATTAGCAGCTATACAAGGCGTATGAATGATGAGATTAAAGGTGATGATATAGGGTATTATCACCTTCCTAGTTTAGGAATGGATATAGTTAGCAAGATAGAAGAGATAGCTAAGCGTGATTTTGATAGTGTAGTGCTTGTAGGAGTAGGTGGAAGCTCTCTTGGAGTTAAAGCGCTATATGATATGTTAAATTTACAAAAAGAGCTTATATTTTTAGATAATCTTGATCCATATAGTATAGAGCAAAACAGCACTAAGATTAATCCTAACAGATCTATATTTATAATATCTAGCAAGTCTGGAACTACCATTGAGACGATATCTATATATAAATATATTTTGGAAAAATTTAATATCAAAAGCTATGAAAACTTTATATTTATCACCGATCCTAATAGCCCGCTTGAATCATATGCTAAAAAGATAGGTGCTATTATATTTAATATTCCAAAAAATGTAGGTGGCAGATTTAGTGTGCTTTCAGCTATTGGACTTGTGCCACTTGGTTTGTGTGGAGCTGATATTAAAGATTTACTAGCTGGAGCAAATAGTGCTAAAGAGCAGTATTTAGATAATGGCGATGATGGAGTATTGCAAAAGGCCTATCATTACGCCACACATAGTAGTGCTAAGATAAATGTGCTATTTAGTTATAGTGATAGATTAACAAGCTTTAATGAGTGGTATGTGCAGTTATGGGCTGAGAGTTTAGGGAAAAAACGTGGGTATAAAAGAGTTGGTTTGACTCCTGTTGGTCTAGTAGGTAGCAAAGATCAACACTCATTTTTACAACTTATAATGGAGGGTGTAAAAGACAAGACAGTAACATTTATTACTATAAAAGATCACAACAGCACTATATCTGTGCCAAATTTAAAATTAAATTTTTTAGATGGGTGTGATTTTGTAAATAGCAAAAGTATAGCTGAGGTTTTTAATGCTCAAGCGCATTCTACTATGCAGGCTTTGGCTAGTGAGATGATTAGTATTGATGAGTTAGTTATTGATAGGCTTGATGAGTGGCATTGTGGTTGGTTAATATACTATTACGAGCTACTTACTAGCGCAACTGGATTAATGCTAGGTATTAATACTTACGACCAGCCAGGCGTAGAAGCTGGTAAGAGAATACTTAAAAAGCTATTAGAGAGTAAAGAGAGTTGA
- a CDS encoding dynamin family protein, with amino-acid sequence MLKEFIKEYQRIYQISFDDGFIGELERFFALISEPKFHPSKELIDKLNYLSTLGHEPPLVAIVGQFSSGKSSFLNALLGSDILPTGVVPVTAKPTFIKYAPNYMLKILHNDGRDEYKNIDELSAFVDQRHALKDVKNLTIYAPNEILKKISFIDTPGLNSRSDADTYETKMILKEAVALIWISLIDNAARKSELDELNAIPNDLRQNAIALLNQKDKLSNEDIARVLTHANTTYSTHFSSVAAISAKLQRENNPNSGFEAVFEFLDRIANTKENFIKSTCKNILISSQNQNLHFIEILDEISNIFTKFQDRTSVKFNELKDRYNSKFEIFFEAIKQNAALIAGEINGALKNEKSAYYKEKNGLLSKNSFEKVEYERVSLDRDEILGKLIYNDEKFAKIFKKFRRDLSEFEDEILADLQAIFDELKELTLRYKAKYESLRKSDILHSDLLFADIRKFSSEVYSLFISHIETLFLAKFANLGLFFERVFIKVSANYQNAIRLSVNFIAQKCEKSSQDYESDPLAFSLYYPRLSEINERILNELSYYEFESEFTGNSTFITKFINTLEAELATLMNKNQNYINSLKSKYESDFDELSASLPWS; translated from the coding sequence ATGCTAAAAGAGTTTATAAAAGAGTACCAAAGAATTTATCAAATAAGTTTTGATGATGGATTTATCGGAGAATTGGAGAGATTTTTTGCTCTTATTAGTGAGCCTAAATTTCACCCTAGCAAAGAGCTAATTGATAAATTAAACTATCTTAGCACTTTAGGTCATGAGCCGCCGCTTGTAGCTATTGTAGGGCAATTTAGTAGTGGAAAATCTAGTTTTTTAAATGCTCTTTTAGGCTCAGATATCTTGCCTACTGGAGTTGTACCAGTTACAGCAAAGCCTACATTTATCAAATATGCACCAAACTATATGCTAAAAATTTTGCACAATGATGGTAGAGATGAGTATAAAAATATTGATGAGCTTAGCGCCTTTGTCGATCAACGCCACGCTTTAAAAGATGTCAAAAATCTAACAATCTACGCTCCAAATGAGATACTAAAAAAGATAAGCTTTATAGATACTCCAGGACTAAACTCTAGAAGCGATGCTGATACCTATGAGACAAAAATGATTTTAAAAGAGGCTGTAGCACTTATTTGGATTAGTCTTATTGATAATGCTGCTAGAAAAAGCGAACTTGATGAGCTTAACGCTATCCCAAATGATTTAAGACAAAATGCAATTGCACTACTAAATCAAAAAGATAAACTAAGCAATGAAGATATTGCTAGAGTACTTACTCATGCTAATACAACATATTCAACTCACTTTAGCTCCGTAGCTGCAATATCAGCTAAACTACAAAGAGAAAATAATCCAAATAGCGGATTTGAAGCGGTATTTGAGTTTTTAGATAGAATTGCAAATACCAAAGAGAATTTTATAAAATCTACATGTAAAAATATACTCATATCATCACAAAATCAAAATCTACATTTTATAGAAATTTTAGATGAAATTTCAAATATTTTTACTAAATTTCAAGACCGAACAAGTGTAAAATTTAATGAGTTAAAAGATAGATATAACTCTAAATTTGAGATATTTTTTGAAGCAATCAAACAAAATGCAGCATTAATAGCTGGTGAGATTAATGGTGCTTTAAAAAATGAAAAATCAGCATATTATAAAGAAAAAAATGGCCTACTAAGCAAAAATAGCTTTGAGAAAGTAGAGTATGAAAGAGTAAGTCTTGATAGAGATGAGATTTTAGGCAAACTTATATATAATGATGAGAAATTTGCTAAAATTTTTAAGAAATTTAGACGGGATTTAAGCGAGTTTGAAGATGAAATTTTAGCTGATTTACAGGCTATATTTGATGAGTTAAAAGAGCTTACACTTCGCTATAAAGCAAAATATGAAAGCCTTAGAAAATCAGATATATTACACTCTGATCTTTTATTTGCTGATATTCGCAAATTCTCAAGCGAAGTATACTCTTTATTTATAAGCCATATTGAGACTCTATTTTTAGCTAAATTTGCAAATTTAGGGCTATTTTTTGAAAGAGTATTTATAAAAGTTAGTGCAAACTATCAAAATGCAATTAGGCTAAGTGTAAATTTCATTGCTCAAAAGTGTGAAAAAAGTAGTCAAGATTATGAGTCTGATCCACTTGCATTTAGTCTATATTATCCTAGACTTAGTGAGATAAATGAGAGAATATTAAATGAGCTAAGCTACTATGAGTTTGAGAGTGAATTTACTGGAAATTCAACATTTATCACTAAATTTATAAACACATTAGAAGCGGAATTAGCTACTTTAATGAATAAAAACCAAAACTACATAAACTCACTAAAATCAAAATATGAAAGCGATTTTGATGAGTTAAGTGCTAGTTTGCCATGGTCATAG
- a CDS encoding Dps family protein: MKNVVTQLNQLQADAHSLFVAFHDYHWNVKGLQFFSIHEYTEKEYNELAELFDEMAERAIQLGGKAITKTDELLKVAKAPVVSKDSYTPVEVIEALKDAFVYLLAEFKKLEEIAESAGDNTTVAIAQENYASLEKKIWMIKATLA; encoded by the coding sequence ATGAAAAATGTAGTAACACAACTTAACCAACTTCAAGCTGATGCACATAGCTTGTTTGTAGCTTTCCATGATTATCACTGGAATGTAAAAGGTTTGCAATTCTTTTCAATTCATGAATATACTGAAAAAGAGTATAATGAACTTGCTGAGCTTTTTGATGAGATGGCTGAGCGTGCTATTCAACTAGGCGGCAAAGCAATTACAAAAACTGATGAGCTTTTAAAAGTTGCTAAAGCTCCAGTAGTTAGCAAAGATAGCTATACTCCAGTAGAAGTAATTGAAGCTTTAAAAGATGCTTTTGTTTATCTATTGGCTGAGTTTAAAAAACTTGAAGAGATTGCTGAAAGTGCAGGTGATAATACAACTGTAGCTATAGCACAAGAAAATTATGCAAGTCTAGAGAAAAAAATCTGGATGATTAAGGCTACTTTAGCATAA
- a CDS encoding dynamin family protein yields MVEILEQIWGIKALYVDENHISQFSSDEAAIILSITPRNYDRLIKLQSLKDIFSKANLNLNEYSVQLSQIGIINAIKSIKIDNQKVLNGLNELAKNEIIDFNGYNLISDFINNLELNPTIQNSAETQPFHKNLHTLNEIHQILSEFKLNEVSKRLSNAYESANNSKFKIAVTGVINAGKSSTLNALMNKKILGASNIPETANLSILTYSQDEYAKVCFWSPNELESMGLEPKKLEDKIVPIDELKSYTTAANEISKMVKEVILGIKLDILKDGIDIVDTPGLDDAVVLREILTANYMSQSDFTLHLMNASQSATKKDMAFIVNTLKNGKSGGLIIGLTHVDKLNQNDIKEVLNYTKNSIKTELAECGFDESLADDTKFFTISAIKNIGIDELKNYLYESFFGPNSKKATLIIDNYKKELIHITKLIDDDLKAQKTALTSDASTAKELANSLQNEIDEINSLTNSINSELENLLKRLNYDNENSNATLKAISAKIKDRVISDVKYASNKKIKLDTARLGVIIESGFNDSFIDFFRDFKQQISKDIDSASKILELKLGTKNANLNLPDIRSYIDEHLPKINYEILNQDVIKAIKSDKNIENVGANLTIIFDNFIADLNLPNKLSTLATTCTKEYISSIKSELDSIKEHLKTKEGQINLLAKSTFDNIKDKEQLIADIDSKIAQCQEIKNRIELC; encoded by the coding sequence ATGGTTGAAATATTAGAACAAATTTGGGGAATTAAAGCTTTATATGTTGATGAAAATCATATAAGCCAATTTAGTAGCGATGAAGCAGCAATAATACTATCTATTACTCCACGAAATTATGATAGATTAATCAAACTTCAAAGCTTAAAAGATATATTTTCAAAAGCAAATTTAAATCTAAACGAGTATAGCGTCCAATTAAGTCAAATAGGTATAATCAATGCTATAAAATCTATAAAAATAGATAATCAAAAAGTATTAAATGGATTAAATGAATTAGCCAAAAATGAGATTATAGATTTTAATGGATATAATCTTATAAGTGATTTTATAAATAATCTTGAATTAAACCCTACTATTCAAAATAGTGCTGAAACTCAGCCATTTCATAAAAATTTACATACATTAAATGAAATTCATCAAATCTTAAGCGAATTTAAACTCAACGAAGTTAGTAAAAGATTAAGCAATGCATATGAAAGTGCTAATAATTCTAAATTTAAAATAGCAGTTACTGGTGTTATAAATGCTGGTAAAAGTAGTACTCTAAATGCACTAATGAATAAAAAAATACTAGGCGCATCAAATATCCCAGAAACTGCAAATTTAAGCATTTTAACATATAGTCAAGATGAGTATGCTAAGGTCTGCTTTTGGTCGCCAAATGAGCTAGAATCAATGGGTCTAGAGCCAAAAAAATTAGAAGATAAAATCGTTCCAATAGATGAGTTAAAATCTTATACTACAGCTGCTAATGAGATTAGCAAAATGGTAAAAGAGGTTATTTTAGGCATTAAACTTGATATATTAAAAGATGGAATTGATATAGTTGATACTCCAGGACTTGATGATGCAGTAGTGCTTCGTGAGATTTTAACAGCAAACTATATGAGTCAAAGTGATTTTACACTTCACCTAATGAACGCTAGCCAAAGTGCAACTAAAAAGGATATGGCTTTTATCGTAAATACACTAAAAAATGGTAAAAGTGGCGGGCTTATAATTGGGCTTACTCATGTAGATAAACTTAACCAAAATGATATAAAAGAGGTGTTAAATTATACTAAAAATAGCATTAAAACCGAGCTTGCTGAGTGTGGCTTTGATGAGAGTTTGGCTGATGATACGAAGTTTTTTACCATCTCAGCGATTAAAAATATTGGTATTGATGAGCTTAAAAACTACTTATATGAGAGCTTTTTTGGTCCAAATTCAAAAAAAGCAACTTTAATTATAGATAATTATAAAAAAGAGTTAATTCACATCACAAAACTAATAGATGATGATCTAAAAGCACAAAAAACAGCCCTAACCTCAGATGCATCAACTGCTAAAGAGCTTGCTAATTCTTTGCAAAATGAGATAGATGAGATAAACTCCCTTACAAATAGCATAAATAGCGAACTTGAAAATCTACTAAAGAGATTAAATTATGATAATGAAAATAGCAATGCTACACTAAAAGCTATAAGTGCAAAGATTAAAGATAGAGTAATAAGTGATGTAAAATACGCCTCAAATAAAAAAATCAAACTAGATACTGCGCGACTTGGAGTTATAATTGAGAGTGGATTTAATGACTCTTTTATAGATTTTTTCAGAGACTTCAAGCAGCAAATTAGTAAAGATATAGACTCAGCTAGTAAAATTTTAGAGTTAAAATTAGGAACAAAAAATGCAAATTTAAATCTGCCCGATATTAGATCTTATATAGATGAGCATCTACCTAAAATAAACTATGAAATCCTAAATCAAGATGTAATTAAAGCCATAAAAAGTGATAAAAATATTGAAAATGTAGGTGCAAATTTGACTATAATTTTTGATAATTTTATAGCAGACTTAAATTTACCAAATAAGCTTAGCACGCTTGCAACTACTTGCACAAAAGAGTATATATCAAGCATAAAATCAGAGCTAGACTCTATAAAAGAGCATTTAAAAACAAAAGAAGGACAAATAAATTTACTAGCAAAATCAACATTTGATAATATCAAAGATAAAGAACAGCTAATAGCTGATATAGATAGCAAAATTGCACAATGTCAAGAGATTAAAAATAGGATAGAACTATGCTAA
- a CDS encoding disulfide bond formation protein B — MSSKRLWIYIGVFMLFCVGVAHFIFQNYLYMRPCVQCIYIRYYMIIAGFGAIFIAIFYKQILLYIFGVLVFSYGAICGLLESLKLNTIHQAIANANPFGVKGCLDRPIFELQIAWDEIMPSLFKATGECGLDMPKPPLGSKFDPLQAYLIDLYQNGWYLIPNLKLINMAQISAIIFGLALILGLILLISRVKKVKNG; from the coding sequence ATGAGTAGTAAAAGATTATGGATTTATATAGGTGTTTTTATGCTTTTTTGCGTCGGCGTGGCGCATTTTATATTTCAAAATTATCTATATATGCGTCCATGTGTGCAGTGTATCTATATACGATATTATATGATTATAGCTGGGTTTGGAGCTATTTTTATAGCAATATTTTATAAGCAAATTTTACTTTATATATTTGGGGTTTTAGTTTTTAGTTATGGGGCGATTTGTGGTCTTTTAGAGAGTTTAAAACTAAATACAATCCATCAAGCAATTGCCAATGCAAATCCATTTGGAGTAAAAGGCTGTCTTGATAGGCCTATTTTTGAGCTACAAATTGCATGGGATGAGATTATGCCATCACTATTTAAAGCAACTGGAGAGTGCGGCCTTGATATGCCTAAGCCGCCACTTGGAAGTAAATTTGACCCACTTCAAGCCTATTTGATAGATTTATATCAAAATGGCTGGTATCTAATCCCAAACTTAAAGCTAATTAATATGGCACAAATTTCTGCTATTATATTTGGTTTGGCTTTGATTTTGGGTCTAATTTTATTAATATCAAGAGTTAAAAAGGTAAAAAATGGTTGA
- a CDS encoding sensor histidine kinase, whose product MNENTKSIEDGLKSLIEQTYLIEKEYKILGESYANLQKFTQGIVESLGASLWTINSAGEVVLSNEKAKQIMEILPSINMQKSTQEVEFQGRVYAIKITHSMQNQIILATDITDEKRSARLVSMGAVAAHLSHEIRNPIGSISLLTSTLLKRIDDRNRPLIEEIKKAIYRVERIIKATLLFTKGVQISISEIELNKLQDMCKEAIGQYAFSKDIEFEFSGFDGIIRGDANLLDLVFSNFIFNAIDAIEESDDDSGVVSIEHKFENGMHNFYISDSGVKLPSGAIFEPFKTTKLKGNGLGLALSLEIINAHKGSVAVQNEPKLFTISLP is encoded by the coding sequence ATGAATGAGAATACTAAAAGCATAGAAGATGGATTAAAAAGCTTAATAGAACAGACATATTTAATAGAAAAAGAGTATAAGATATTGGGTGAATCATATGCAAACTTACAAAAATTCACCCAGGGAATAGTAGAGAGTTTGGGCGCATCTTTATGGACGATTAATAGTGCTGGTGAGGTTGTATTAAGCAATGAAAAAGCTAAGCAGATCATGGAAATTTTGCCAAGTATAAATATGCAAAAAAGCACGCAAGAAGTTGAATTTCAAGGCAGAGTTTATGCTATTAAAATTACCCATAGTATGCAAAATCAAATAATTTTAGCTACTGATATAACTGATGAAAAAAGATCTGCAAGATTAGTTTCTATGGGTGCTGTAGCTGCACATTTATCTCATGAGATTCGCAATCCTATAGGCTCTATCTCTTTGCTTACTAGTACGCTTTTAAAACGGATTGATGATAGAAATCGCCCACTTATAGAAGAGATAAAAAAGGCAATTTATAGGGTTGAGAGAATAATTAAAGCAACTTTGCTTTTTACCAAAGGTGTTCAAATTAGCATAAGTGAAATCGAGCTTAATAAACTCCAAGATATGTGCAAAGAAGCAATTGGACAGTATGCATTTAGTAAAGATATTGAGTTTGAGTTTAGCGGGTTTGATGGGATTATACGCGGAGATGCTAACTTGCTTGATTTGGTCTTTAGTAATTTTATATTTAATGCAATTGACGCTATTGAAGAGAGTGATGATGATAGCGGAGTAGTTAGCATAGAGCATAAATTTGAAAATGGTATGCATAATTTTTATATCAGTGATAGTGGAGTTAAACTACCTAGCGGAGCAATATTTGAGCCATTTAAAACTACAAAATTAAAAGGTAATGGACTAGGCCTTGCTCTTAGTTTGGAGATAATTAATGCGCACAAAGGCTCAGTTGCGGTTCAAAATGAGCCAAAACTTTTTACAATTAGCCTACCTTAA
- the galU gene encoding UTP--glucose-1-phosphate uridylyltransferase GalU: protein MIQTCLFPAAGYGTRFLPATKSLPKEMLPILTKPLIHYGVDEAREAGMNNMAFVTGRGKRALEDYFDISYELEHQISGTNKEYLLTDIRELMDHCSFSFTRQTHMRGLGDAIHSGKGLVGDEAFGVILADDLCVNEDGENVLAQMVKIYEKYRCSIVAVMEVPKETISSYGVIDGKFIEDDLIMVNDMIEKPDPKDAPTNLAIIGRYILTPDIFEIIENTNPGKNGEIQITDALLKQAKNGMVLAYKFKGRRFDCGSVAGYVEATNFFYEHEYGKK, encoded by the coding sequence ATGATACAAACCTGCCTTTTTCCTGCAGCTGGATATGGGACTAGATTTTTACCAGCGACTAAGAGCTTACCAAAGGAGATGCTACCTATACTTACTAAACCATTAATTCATTATGGTGTAGATGAAGCTAGAGAAGCTGGTATGAATAATATGGCCTTTGTTACTGGTCGTGGCAAGAGGGCTTTAGAAGATTATTTTGATATTAGCTATGAACTAGAACATCAAATCTCAGGCACAAATAAAGAGTATTTACTAACTGATATTAGAGAGCTTATGGATCATTGTTCATTTAGCTTTACTCGTCAAACTCATATGAGAGGTCTTGGCGATGCAATTCATAGCGGTAAGGGGCTTGTAGGAGATGAGGCATTTGGTGTAATTTTAGCTGATGATTTGTGCGTTAATGAAGATGGCGAAAATGTCCTAGCTCAAATGGTAAAAATTTACGAAAAATATCGTTGTAGCATAGTAGCAGTGATGGAAGTACCAAAAGAAACTATAAGCAGCTATGGCGTTATAGATGGTAAATTTATAGAAGATGATCTAATAATGGTAAATGATATGATAGAAAAGCCAGATCCAAAAGATGCACCAACAAATTTAGCAATAATTGGCAGATACATTTTAACTCCAGATATTTTTGAGATTATAGAAAATACAAATCCAGGAAAAAATGGAGAGATACAAATTACAGACGCACTTCTTAAACAGGCTAAAAATGGTATGGTCTTAGCTTATAAATTTAAAGGTAGAAGATTTGATTGTGGTAGTGTAGCTGGATATGTAGAAGCGACTAATTTCTTCTATGAGCATGAATATGGTAAAAAATAA
- a CDS encoding DUF234 domain-containing protein — protein sequence MDTLKYLQFYFVFDRVVSGYDDIFEAIDGEILTKFDSLKDEFNFLHQEAKNFLIRLAKGDRKRFVASKYLSRSLSSVIINELVNKGFIIFERSKEIKPIKNRKEKLKKELRRYQIQDKIHFTKRFYRFWFRFIEPNLDLLYKNQKDDVLNEIKNKFDHYCSLEFELACINLLSKNLNIPKDEISSYWDKENEIDIYANYDGFVIVAEAKYKERKICKNILNLLIQKCEKSKINWDKIALFSKSSFSNELLGLKDNRVILFELDDFKDLYE from the coding sequence TTGGATACCTTAAAATATCTGCAGTTTTACTTTGTTTTTGATAGAGTTGTGAGTGGCTATGATGATATTTTTGAGGCGATTGATGGTGAAATTTTAACTAAATTTGATAGTTTAAAAGATGAATTTAACTTTCTCCACCAAGAGGCTAAAAATTTTTTAATTCGCCTTGCAAAGGGTGATAGAAAGCGTTTTGTAGCTAGTAAATACCTATCAAGATCGCTAAGTAGTGTAATAATTAATGAGCTAGTAAATAAAGGTTTTATTATATTTGAAAGATCAAAAGAGATAAAACCTATTAAAAATCGTAAAGAGAAGTTAAAAAAAGAGCTTCGCAGATATCAAATTCAAGATAAAATTCACTTTACAAAGCGTTTTTATAGATTTTGGTTTAGATTTATTGAGCCAAATTTAGATTTATTGTATAAAAATCAAAAAGATGATGTATTAAATGAGATAAAAAATAAATTTGATCACTATTGTTCTTTAGAGTTTGAGCTTGCTTGTATCAATCTTTTATCAAAAAATTTAAATATCCCAAAAGATGAGATTTCTAGCTATTGGGATAAGGAAAATGAGATTGATATTTATGCTAATTATGATGGGTTTGTAATTGTAGCTGAAGCAAAGTATAAAGAGCGTAAAATATGCAAAAATATACTAAATTTGCTAATTCAAAAATGTGAAAAATCTAAAATAAATTGGGATAAAATAGCACTATTTTCAAAATCAAGCTTTAGTAATGAGTTGCTAGGATTAAAGGATAATAGGGTTATTTTATTTGAACTTGATGATTTTAAGGATTTATATGAATGA